One segment of Tamlana crocina DNA contains the following:
- a CDS encoding glycosyl hydrolase-related protein: MKKYTFLMLMLVVGFAYGQRTINMTYVEPYEYKEISGNLLVKASLDIDDVNLYKRIDFISGRTVDVKPKDGKAWVWLPVFGTPESVTFVGKSSKNTFKQLFTPLVTSDWGYFSEGTLHVISSSHQDIAWVDTPDKCREERIHHIVAPALDIMKTDKNFHFGMEQTLDLMEFLEEFPERKEEIILRSQEGRFKWGGTYNQPYEGMQTDEQLIRELYFGRRWIIKNLEGADAVTVYNTDVPGRTLQSAQVLAKSGIENLFVSRMKEGFYNWYSPDGSKIPTYSPGNYGWAVMFYKLFEQDAIEAMHKLQSRVKMWSDYYKEHNLPPHFAIVISNDASGPNNYGNIVSEWNEILKKTGVKMPNLRHSTVTALMNEVKTPEANFEIVDGERPNIWSYIHGPGHAKAITASRKAGRLLPSAEIFASIDATLKGSFKDYPSEALSEAFEASIYPDHGWGGKNGHITDSIFRAKLEFSASEADRLIEKSIHSISSNVKTKRNNAMVVYNDLSWERTATAKVALNDNSSYYVVDQNGSMVPSQTSTHKGTRTLEFLASNLPSLGYATFYLKKGRKTFKVNKTVKPNALWNQFYEMRLGKGGMTYLFDKELNKEVVKTTRFAGGDILSMKYDGNGAGEFTQMTAPKMDGFDKTSLHTGNWKIVNDGAVFTLYENRVKFKHANIVQHIKVHHHIKKIDFSIDILDWDGTHNREFRFALPLDMEDTTIKYEVPLAIAEVGKSEMKQAPRGWSWGGTYDQKPVEIHPREVMNFISSEKDGFQVTLASGVAVADWIDPTRESVEYTVLQGILMASHKSCHGEGNWYHQTGDHHFEFSLSSHQASDATAYQFSNGAHHPLQVSQQKSKNSKGNLPESKSFFDVSNPMVRVTTIKKAEDEEALVLRLVELDGKDGQPTISLPKEASKVIKTNLIEEDAETLNLSGKDIKIDIGHNAIETYKIILK; the protein is encoded by the coding sequence ATGAAAAAGTACACATTTTTAATGCTGATGTTGGTGGTTGGGTTTGCCTATGGGCAACGCACTATCAATATGACTTATGTAGAGCCTTATGAGTATAAAGAAATCTCAGGGAATTTGCTGGTAAAGGCTAGTTTAGATATCGATGATGTTAATTTATATAAACGGATAGATTTTATTAGCGGAAGAACTGTAGATGTTAAACCTAAAGACGGCAAAGCTTGGGTATGGCTACCTGTTTTTGGTACACCAGAAAGCGTAACTTTTGTGGGTAAGTCTAGTAAGAATACATTCAAACAATTATTTACACCTTTAGTTACTTCTGATTGGGGATATTTTAGCGAAGGTACGTTGCATGTTATTTCATCATCACACCAAGATATTGCGTGGGTAGATACTCCAGATAAATGTAGGGAGGAGCGTATTCATCATATCGTAGCGCCTGCTTTGGATATTATGAAAACCGATAAAAATTTCCATTTTGGAATGGAGCAAACACTCGATTTAATGGAGTTTCTAGAAGAATTTCCAGAGCGCAAAGAGGAGATTATATTACGTTCACAGGAAGGAAGATTTAAGTGGGGAGGCACCTATAATCAGCCTTACGAAGGCATGCAAACCGACGAGCAGTTAATTCGTGAGCTCTATTTTGGAAGACGTTGGATTATAAAGAACCTTGAGGGTGCAGACGCCGTTACAGTATACAATACAGATGTGCCAGGAAGAACATTGCAATCAGCTCAAGTACTAGCTAAATCTGGTATAGAGAACTTATTTGTGTCTAGAATGAAAGAAGGTTTTTATAACTGGTATTCTCCAGATGGTTCGAAAATCCCAACATACAGTCCAGGAAATTATGGCTGGGCGGTTATGTTCTACAAGCTCTTTGAACAAGATGCTATAGAAGCTATGCATAAATTGCAATCTAGAGTAAAAATGTGGAGCGATTATTACAAAGAACACAACTTACCACCGCATTTTGCCATAGTGATAAGTAATGATGCTTCAGGACCTAATAACTATGGAAACATTGTTTCAGAATGGAATGAAATTCTAAAGAAAACTGGGGTTAAAATGCCCAATCTTAGACATTCCACAGTAACAGCACTGATGAATGAAGTAAAAACACCAGAAGCTAATTTTGAAATTGTTGATGGAGAAAGACCCAACATTTGGTCATACATCCATGGACCAGGTCACGCAAAGGCTATTACAGCTTCAAGAAAAGCAGGGCGCTTATTACCATCAGCAGAAATTTTTGCGTCTATTGATGCTACTTTAAAAGGCTCGTTTAAAGACTATCCATCAGAAGCACTTTCGGAAGCTTTTGAAGCCTCCATATACCCAGACCATGGTTGGGGTGGCAAAAACGGACATATTACAGATAGTATTTTCCGAGCAAAATTGGAATTTTCGGCATCAGAAGCAGACCGTTTAATTGAAAAGTCAATCCACTCCATTTCAAGTAATGTAAAAACCAAGCGAAATAATGCCATGGTGGTTTACAATGATCTGTCTTGGGAAAGAACAGCAACCGCTAAGGTAGCATTAAATGATAATTCCAGCTATTATGTGGTAGACCAAAATGGAAGTATGGTGCCGTCTCAAACAAGTACTCATAAAGGCACAAGAACGTTGGAGTTTCTGGCTTCTAACTTGCCATCTTTGGGCTATGCTACTTTTTATTTAAAGAAAGGAAGAAAAACGTTTAAGGTCAACAAGACAGTAAAGCCAAATGCCCTATGGAATCAATTTTATGAAATGCGATTAGGGAAAGGAGGTATGACGTATTTATTTGATAAAGAATTGAATAAAGAGGTTGTGAAAACTACACGATTTGCTGGAGGCGATATACTCTCCATGAAATATGATGGGAATGGTGCAGGCGAGTTTACCCAAATGACAGCCCCAAAAATGGACGGATTTGATAAAACAAGTTTACACACAGGTAACTGGAAAATTGTGAATGATGGTGCTGTATTTACGCTTTATGAAAATCGAGTTAAGTTTAAGCATGCCAATATAGTTCAACACATAAAAGTGCATCATCATATTAAGAAAATAGATTTTTCAATAGATATTTTGGATTGGGATGGCACACATAATAGGGAGTTTAGATTTGCTTTGCCTTTAGATATGGAAGACACAACCATTAAATATGAAGTGCCTCTAGCCATTGCCGAAGTTGGAAAGTCTGAGATGAAACAAGCACCAAGAGGCTGGTCTTGGGGTGGAACTTACGACCAAAAACCGGTAGAAATCCATCCAAGAGAAGTGATGAATTTTATCTCTTCGGAAAAAGACGGTTTCCAGGTAACCTTAGCTTCTGGTGTGGCCGTAGCAGATTGGATAGACCCAACCAGAGAATCTGTTGAATATACAGTGCTTCAAGGTATTTTAATGGCATCACATAAAAGTTGCCACGGCGAAGGCAATTGGTACCATCAAACGGGAGACCATCATTTTGAGTTTTCATTATCATCACATCAAGCAAGTGATGCCACAGCGTACCAGTTTAGTAATGGTGCGCATCATCCGCTACAGGTAAGTCAACAAAAATCTAAGAACAGTAAAGGTAACTTACCAGAAAGTAAAAGCTTTTTTGATGTTTCCAATCCGATGGTGCGTGTTACTACCATTAAGAAAGCAGAAGATGAAGAAGCCCTTGTGTTAAGATTGGTAGAGCTAGATGGTAAAGACGGTCAACCTACAATATCACTACCTAAAGAGGCTTCAAAAGTTATAAAAACCAATTTAATTGAAGAAGACGCTGAAACATTGAATTTAAGTGGAAAAGATATTAAAATAGACATTGGGCACAATGCTATTGAAACTTATAAAATAATTTTAAAATAA
- a CDS encoding enoyl-CoA hydratase/isomerase family protein: protein MKAFKTITIENTDAIAVLKFNRPAQLNAMNREMMDEIIEGIHWINAQPDYHVAVITGDGRAFMAGADIKEYGSQTPEEFDAFQEKGKELYDAIENANKPWIAGVNGFALGGGCEIALACDMIVASETAKMGLPEVFLSLVPGGGGTQRLIQKIGINRVKEMLFLGGQYDANTLKGWGLVNQVVSNENFLTEVMDFAGKLSRRPHKSVAQLKRLANMSLTTIPFEKRINEEAIAVKQLYLDEEAQAAIKKFITKSEQ, encoded by the coding sequence ATGAAAGCATTTAAAACCATAACCATTGAAAACACCGATGCCATAGCTGTATTAAAATTTAATAGGCCAGCTCAATTAAATGCCATGAATCGGGAGATGATGGATGAAATAATTGAAGGTATCCATTGGATTAACGCCCAACCTGACTATCATGTTGCGGTAATAACTGGTGATGGTAGAGCATTTATGGCAGGCGCCGATATTAAGGAATACGGAAGCCAAACCCCTGAAGAGTTTGACGCCTTTCAAGAAAAAGGTAAAGAACTGTATGATGCTATTGAAAATGCAAATAAACCTTGGATTGCTGGTGTTAATGGCTTTGCCCTTGGTGGTGGTTGCGAGATAGCCTTAGCCTGCGATATGATTGTAGCATCCGAAACTGCAAAAATGGGACTGCCAGAAGTGTTTTTAAGTTTAGTTCCAGGCGGTGGTGGTACCCAACGATTAATTCAAAAAATAGGTATAAACAGAGTTAAGGAAATGTTGTTTCTAGGAGGGCAATACGATGCCAATACCTTAAAAGGTTGGGGGTTGGTTAATCAGGTAGTTTCCAATGAAAATTTTTTAACGGAAGTAATGGATTTTGCAGGGAAACTTTCAAGAAGACCTCATAAATCTGTAGCACAATTAAAGCGTTTGGCAAATATGAGTTTAACAACAATACCTTTTGAAAAACGCATCAATGAAGAAGCCATTGCAGTTAAGCAATTATACCTTGATGAAGAAGCGCAGGCGGCCATTAAAAAATTTATAACAAAGTCTGAGCAATAG
- a CDS encoding sugar porter family MFS transporter produces MKTNTSFYVYAISFVSTIGGFLFGYDTAIISGCNTFLESHYNLSASMLGWVVSSALLGTILGCVISGSITDKFGRKKALIVAAVCLLLSAFGSMLPPQFLGDLNNAYWMSASSNNSFVFLVVVRIIGGIGVGITSVVAPIYISELTLPEKRGKMVSLYQLSITLGILLAFLVDWMVLNAAGDAAGVVTQENGGFWNWLFVEEIWRGMFGTEIPIALLFLVLLFLVPESPRWLAVNGKENKAYAIMVKTMGELMAKSQMDEIQSVVKSESQGFKDLLKPYLRRPFLIGILLPMFSHLSGIAAIMYFAPNILNESIKSVESSFLGAVLVGLVNSIFTFVAIMNIERYGRRKLLLIGVIGAAISLFGVAALFAIGSSLVIIPLLLYVACFAFSYGPIVWVIISEIFPTKIRGLAVSIGSLSLMVTGFFITLTNPVFIETIKPSGTFFLYGALTLPAIWFIWKFVPETKGKTLEEIEMSWKQDKTKD; encoded by the coding sequence ATGAAAACCAACACATCATTTTATGTTTACGCCATAAGTTTCGTATCCACCATTGGGGGCTTCCTTTTTGGATACGATACGGCTATTATTTCAGGATGTAACACATTTTTAGAAAGTCACTACAACCTATCTGCAAGTATGTTGGGGTGGGTCGTGTCTTCGGCACTTTTGGGCACAATTTTGGGATGTGTGATTTCGGGAAGTATTACGGACAAGTTTGGTAGAAAAAAAGCCTTAATAGTGGCAGCAGTATGTTTGTTGCTTTCTGCGTTTGGTTCTATGTTGCCGCCTCAATTTTTAGGCGATTTAAACAATGCCTATTGGATGTCGGCATCATCTAACAACTCATTTGTATTTTTAGTAGTGGTTAGAATCATAGGCGGTATAGGCGTAGGTATCACGTCAGTTGTAGCGCCTATATACATTTCAGAATTAACATTACCCGAAAAGCGAGGAAAAATGGTATCGCTATATCAACTTTCAATAACGCTAGGTATTCTGTTGGCCTTTTTGGTAGATTGGATGGTACTAAATGCGGCAGGAGATGCGGCAGGGGTTGTAACGCAAGAAAACGGAGGGTTTTGGAACTGGTTATTTGTAGAAGAAATTTGGCGTGGTATGTTTGGTACAGAAATTCCCATAGCATTATTGTTCTTGGTGCTGTTATTCCTAGTACCAGAGAGTCCAAGGTGGTTAGCGGTAAATGGTAAGGAAAATAAAGCCTACGCCATTATGGTTAAAACCATGGGAGAGCTTATGGCTAAATCTCAAATGGACGAGATACAATCTGTGGTAAAATCAGAATCTCAAGGTTTTAAAGATTTGCTAAAGCCCTATTTAAGACGACCATTTTTAATAGGTATTCTATTGCCAATGTTTTCCCATTTAAGCGGTATTGCGGCCATCATGTATTTTGCGCCAAATATTTTAAACGAATCTATAAAAAGTGTTGAAAGTTCCTTTTTAGGAGCGGTTTTAGTAGGATTGGTAAATTCAATTTTCACGTTTGTAGCTATTATGAATATTGAGCGTTATGGACGAAGAAAATTACTTTTAATCGGCGTCATAGGTGCGGCCATATCATTGTTTGGCGTAGCAGCCTTATTCGCCATAGGCTCTAGTTTGGTCATTATTCCATTATTATTGTATGTAGCATGTTTTGCCTTTTCCTATGGTCCTATTGTTTGGGTTATTATTAGCGAAATATTCCCCACTAAAATTAGAGGTTTGGCGGTAAGTATTGGTAGTTTATCTTTAATGGTTACAGGTTTTTTTATCACACTTACCAACCCTGTGTTTATAGAAACTATAAAACCGTCGGGGACTTTCTTTTTATACGGCGCATTAACGCTCCCAGCCATTTGGTTTATATGGAAGTTTGTACCAGAAACAAAAGGCAAAACATTAGAAGAGATAGAAATGTCTTGGAAACAAGATAAAACAAAAGACTAA
- a CDS encoding extracellular solute-binding protein, whose product MIELKGIAWDHPRGYEPLIATSKAFQENNPNVNIAWKVRSLKEFGDTPIEDLIENFDIITIDHPYMGQAHKNGLLLQLENYITLEALDALKQQALGKCFDIYNYEGHFYATPVDAAALVASYRKDIIDSLELSLPKNQEELKAFYKKLPSGFSVTWALCPTDIWCTFLTLCAQNFGSRFIDNNKINSKVGISALDEIKFHVEHSHPQSLNWNPIQVLDNMGNEEGIIYSPYLFGYTNYSRKGYTKNLVHFTNSPTGLQKDISTIMGGVGLAVSALTKHPEIASKYVNYAASAEVQKGVFTKNDGQPASKNAWESKANNALCNNFFSDTKWTIENAYIRPQHPGWNAFQEQGADIIHEGILKDANSEVIMNRLNDCYKSV is encoded by the coding sequence ATGATTGAATTAAAAGGCATAGCATGGGACCATCCAAGAGGGTATGAACCACTCATAGCTACATCAAAGGCATTTCAAGAAAATAATCCAAATGTCAATATCGCATGGAAAGTGCGTTCCCTAAAGGAATTTGGGGATACACCTATCGAAGATTTAATTGAAAACTTCGATATCATAACCATAGACCATCCCTACATGGGGCAAGCCCACAAAAATGGCTTGTTACTTCAATTGGAAAACTATATAACCCTCGAAGCATTAGATGCCTTGAAACAACAGGCTTTAGGAAAATGCTTTGATATCTATAATTACGAGGGGCACTTTTACGCCACTCCAGTTGATGCGGCCGCTTTAGTGGCGTCTTATAGAAAAGATATTATAGATAGCTTGGAACTGAGCTTACCTAAAAACCAGGAGGAATTAAAAGCATTTTATAAAAAGTTACCTTCCGGGTTTTCAGTGACTTGGGCACTTTGTCCAACAGATATTTGGTGTACATTTTTAACGCTATGTGCCCAAAATTTTGGTTCTAGATTTATCGATAACAATAAAATTAATTCCAAAGTTGGTATTTCAGCTTTAGATGAGATAAAATTTCATGTAGAACATAGTCATCCCCAATCCTTAAACTGGAACCCCATTCAGGTATTGGATAATATGGGGAATGAAGAAGGTATAATTTATTCTCCTTATCTGTTTGGGTACACTAATTATTCCCGAAAAGGGTATACTAAAAACCTAGTGCATTTTACAAATAGCCCTACGGGATTACAAAAAGATATATCAACGATTATGGGAGGTGTGGGGCTAGCGGTATCTGCCTTAACCAAACATCCTGAAATAGCTTCAAAGTATGTCAACTATGCAGCCAGTGCTGAGGTTCAAAAAGGTGTGTTTACCAAAAACGATGGGCAACCCGCAAGTAAAAATGCTTGGGAGAGCAAAGCCAACAATGCGTTGTGCAACAACTTTTTTAGTGATACCAAATGGACTATTGAAAACGCTTATATACGTCCGCAACATCCAGGATGGAATGCATTTCAAGAACAGGGCGCCGATATTATTCACGAAGGGATATTAAAAGATGCGAATTCAGAGGTAATAATGAATAGGTTAAACGACTGTTACAAATCTGTTTAG
- a CDS encoding RraA family protein encodes MSSTNKIWSDDKELFAIAKSELFVALVGDILDTLGYQHQFLPPNIKPLNTDFVVIGRAMPVLEADVFEESVKDTKNPMMKKPFGIMFEALDDLKEDEVYICSGSSPRYALWGGLMSTRAMKLKAAGAVLHGYSRDTNEVLNLNFPTFSYGGYAQDQGPRGKVIDYRVPIEIEGTRINPGDIIYGDRDGVVVVPKEVEVKAFAGAIEKARGEQLVKKALEEGMSTVDAYNKFGIM; translated from the coding sequence ATGAGCAGTACTAATAAAATTTGGAGTGATGATAAAGAGCTATTTGCTATAGCCAAATCAGAATTATTTGTAGCCTTGGTAGGCGATATTTTAGATACCTTAGGATATCAACATCAATTTTTACCGCCTAATATAAAACCATTAAACACAGATTTTGTGGTTATAGGTAGAGCAATGCCAGTTTTAGAGGCCGATGTCTTTGAAGAGTCTGTAAAAGACACTAAAAACCCCATGATGAAAAAACCATTCGGGATTATGTTTGAAGCCTTAGACGATTTAAAAGAAGATGAAGTTTACATCTGCTCGGGCTCTTCGCCCAGATATGCACTTTGGGGTGGATTAATGAGTACTCGCGCAATGAAACTCAAGGCCGCAGGAGCTGTACTTCATGGCTATTCAAGAGATACCAACGAAGTTTTAAATCTTAATTTCCCGACGTTTTCTTATGGAGGCTATGCACAGGACCAAGGCCCAAGAGGTAAGGTAATAGACTACAGGGTTCCTATAGAAATAGAGGGAACACGTATTAATCCGGGAGACATTATTTATGGTGACAGAGATGGTGTAGTTGTAGTGCCAAAAGAAGTAGAAGTAAAAGCGTTTGCAGGAGCTATAGAAAAGGCTAGGGGAGAGCAACTCGTTAAAAAAGCTTTAGAAGAAGGGATGAGTACTGTAGATGCCTACAACAAATTTGGAATTATGTAA
- a CDS encoding LacI family DNA-binding transcriptional regulator produces the protein MVRSKKCALKDIANDLNISKTTVSFVLNNKGDENKISANTQKRIKEYAKKNGYVPNQLARGLSRGKSETIGLIIPNISDTFYSKVAGFIERKAKEKGYTVLFSSSYENPETEGELIRSMLNRQVDGLVIASTQENQKEIDFLKKENFPFVLFDRHYPDKDTDHVIVDNYYGSRKVTEHLLNLGRKRIGFVTLKPGLEPIAQRLKGYCDALKSHNLVQNKDYIQEISREEYFNEIESAIKDLFQGAEPVDAIVFSTHYLASQGLRVLKKLDVNVPDDVAIVSFDELSAFDIVEPPITAVVQPIEAIGSAVTDILLNKIEGTVKTKTQVKVLKTKLEVRGSCGTKK, from the coding sequence TTGGTTAGAAGTAAAAAATGTGCGTTAAAAGATATTGCTAATGATTTAAATATATCTAAAACAACCGTATCGTTCGTGCTTAACAATAAAGGTGACGAAAATAAAATTAGTGCCAATACCCAAAAAAGAATTAAAGAATATGCGAAGAAAAACGGATATGTTCCAAATCAATTAGCCAGAGGATTAAGTAGGGGAAAGAGTGAAACCATTGGACTGATTATCCCAAACATATCAGATACCTTTTACTCTAAAGTAGCTGGTTTTATTGAAAGAAAAGCAAAAGAAAAAGGCTATACAGTGTTATTTAGTAGTTCTTACGAAAACCCAGAAACTGAAGGAGAACTTATACGGTCTATGTTAAATAGACAAGTAGATGGATTAGTAATTGCGTCTACTCAAGAAAATCAAAAGGAAATAGACTTTTTAAAGAAAGAAAATTTTCCCTTTGTGCTGTTTGATAGACATTATCCAGATAAGGATACAGACCATGTTATTGTAGATAATTACTATGGTTCAAGAAAAGTAACAGAGCACCTGCTCAACTTAGGAAGAAAACGTATAGGTTTTGTAACATTAAAACCGGGCTTAGAACCGATAGCACAACGTTTAAAAGGTTATTGCGACGCACTTAAAAGTCATAATTTAGTTCAGAATAAAGACTATATACAAGAGATTAGTAGAGAAGAATATTTTAATGAAATAGAAAGCGCTATTAAAGACTTATTCCAGGGAGCAGAACCCGTTGATGCCATAGTATTTTCAACACATTATTTGGCCTCTCAAGGGTTGCGGGTACTTAAAAAGTTAGACGTAAATGTACCAGATGACGTTGCCATAGTAAGCTTTGATGAACTAAGTGCTTTTGATATAGTAGAACCTCCAATTACAGCAGTAGTACAACCTATTGAAGCCATTGGAAGTGCAGTAACAGATATACTTTTAAATAAAATAGAGGGTACGGTTAAGACCAAAACACAAGTAAAAGTTTTAAAAACAAAACTAGAAGTAAGAGGGTCTTGCGGAACAAAAAAATAG
- a CDS encoding lactonase family protein, producing the protein MGVFYTGSYTGQGTPAENPEGKGIGCFEFNLETGEITEKSYTKQRNPSYLVISDDKKYLYAVEETQENLKPKVHAYKIENNGGLRLINSQPINGDYACHLAIIENKLVLASYVSGNILSYPINVDGSLNPYSQDIRHIGVGPNKERQEAAHAHMIYPFADNQMFAVDLTLDTAKAYQWQEKEQKWQSNPILDISIEPGSGARHMVMDNNQEFAYVLGELTGEIFVVDVKKSDSKSTQKISFIPENHDGAIGGAAIRMHPNGKFLYASNRGSETIAIFKIDAQSKQLSLVGHQSTYGKTPRDFNIHPEGKWLVVANQDSNSLVVFEINTNYGTLQKKSTLKVNTPVNICWL; encoded by the coding sequence ATGGGTGTTTTTTATACAGGAAGCTATACGGGGCAAGGCACTCCGGCAGAAAATCCAGAAGGAAAAGGTATTGGGTGTTTTGAATTTAATTTAGAAACAGGAGAAATTACCGAAAAAAGCTATACGAAACAGCGAAATCCGAGCTACTTGGTAATTTCTGATGACAAAAAATACCTTTATGCGGTTGAGGAAACCCAAGAAAATCTCAAACCAAAGGTACATGCCTATAAGATTGAAAATAATGGAGGTTTACGCCTTATAAATTCCCAACCTATCAATGGCGATTACGCCTGTCATCTAGCTATTATTGAAAACAAATTGGTACTGGCAAGTTACGTGTCAGGAAATATTTTATCCTATCCCATAAACGTAGATGGTAGTCTTAATCCATATTCGCAAGACATCCGGCACATAGGTGTTGGTCCTAATAAAGAACGGCAGGAAGCGGCACATGCCCACATGATATACCCTTTTGCCGACAATCAGATGTTTGCTGTAGATTTAACTTTAGATACCGCGAAGGCCTACCAATGGCAAGAAAAAGAACAAAAATGGCAGAGTAATCCAATTTTAGATATATCAATTGAGCCAGGTAGTGGTGCACGACACATGGTTATGGATAACAATCAAGAGTTTGCCTATGTACTGGGGGAATTAACAGGAGAGATTTTTGTTGTCGATGTAAAGAAAAGTGATAGTAAGAGCACTCAAAAGATAAGTTTTATTCCTGAAAATCATGATGGGGCAATTGGTGGTGCGGCCATACGAATGCATCCCAATGGGAAGTTCTTATACGCATCCAATCGCGGTTCTGAAACCATTGCTATTTTTAAAATTGATGCTCAATCCAAACAGTTATCCCTTGTGGGGCATCAAAGTACCTATGGCAAAACCCCACGAGATTTTAATATCCATCCTGAAGGCAAATGGCTTGTAGTCGCTAATCAGGATAGCAATAGCTTAGTAGTGTTTGAGATAAACACTAACTATGGTACACTTCAAAAAAAATCGACATTAAAAGTAAATACGCCAGTGAATATTTGCTGGTTATAA
- a CDS encoding glucose 1-dehydrogenase, with protein sequence MTQINLKGKKALVTGGSQGIGAGICKALAACGADVFINYYSNKDKAQELADEITSKYNVTVSIGKANVAKASEVKGMFSQMDTEIGTIDILVNNAGSESVQHVLDLEEDEWDRVMGINLKGPFLCAKEAGKRMENNGGGVIINISSIHDTVPRKGLIHYCSAKAGLKMFTKCLSLELAEDNIRVVSVAPGAIETNMNREEINKFGREKFHNWIPSGRIGNVSEVANTVAFLASDMADYINGADLYIDGAYMNHTIQYDPRPPRKK encoded by the coding sequence ATGACACAAATTAACTTAAAAGGCAAAAAAGCCCTAGTAACAGGAGGAAGTCAAGGTATCGGCGCAGGAATTTGTAAAGCATTGGCGGCGTGTGGTGCTGATGTATTTATCAATTATTACAGTAATAAAGATAAAGCACAGGAGTTAGCAGATGAGATAACATCAAAGTATAATGTTACGGTAAGCATAGGAAAAGCCAATGTGGCAAAAGCTTCCGAAGTTAAGGGTATGTTCAGTCAAATGGATACCGAAATTGGCACTATTGATATTCTTGTAAATAATGCTGGTAGCGAAAGCGTTCAACATGTTTTAGATTTAGAAGAAGACGAATGGGATAGGGTAATGGGCATCAACCTGAAAGGCCCTTTTTTATGTGCTAAAGAAGCAGGAAAACGTATGGAAAACAATGGAGGCGGTGTTATTATAAATATTTCCTCAATTCATGATACGGTTCCCAGAAAGGGATTGATTCACTATTGTTCTGCAAAAGCAGGATTAAAGATGTTTACAAAATGTCTGTCTTTAGAGTTGGCAGAAGATAACATTAGAGTGGTATCTGTAGCGCCAGGAGCTATAGAAACGAATATGAACCGAGAAGAAATCAACAAATTTGGTAGAGAGAAGTTTCATAATTGGATACCATCTGGACGAATAGGTAATGTTTCCGAAGTAGCCAATACCGTAGCCTTTTTGGCAAGCGATATGGCAGATTACATCAATGGTGCCGATTTGTATATTGATGGAGCCTATATGAACCACACGATTCAGTACGACCCGCGTCCTCCGCGCAAAAAATAA